A stretch of Gammaproteobacteria bacterium DNA encodes these proteins:
- a CDS encoding phosphomannomutase gives MNPKAAFKAYDIRGRVPDELNVEMARAIGAGFATLFNTKQVVIGRDARPSGEALSGALADGLRAQGVSVLDLGLCGTEEIYFATAHLGVDGGVMITASHNPPEYNGMKFVTAGARPVSFDTGLAALADWVAGNPEAGRGTPKGAFRAVNTRPEYVRHLRNYAGKDAIRPLRVVVNAGNGMAGPAFDALAAGLPLEVVRLAHAVDGTFPNGVPNPMLAKNRAATASAVRAGHAALGIAWDGDFDRCFIFDETGAFIESYYLIGLFAEYFLRRFPGAKIIHDPRLVWNTLDIVNRAGGVAVESRCGHAYIKARMRAEDAVYGGEMSGHHYFRDFFYCDSGMLPWLLLLARLATEPVPLSALVAERQRRFPVSGEINRTVDDADQVLKRIEAHFGTQATAIGRVDGLSVAFADWRFNLRKSNTEPLVRLNVETRGDTALLKARTAELLQLIGGRPG, from the coding sequence ATGAATCCCAAAGCGGCATTCAAGGCCTATGACATCCGCGGGCGCGTGCCGGACGAACTCAACGTGGAGATGGCGCGCGCCATCGGCGCGGGTTTTGCGACGCTGTTCAACACCAAACAGGTAGTGATCGGTCGTGACGCGCGGCCTTCGGGCGAGGCATTGTCGGGCGCACTGGCGGACGGACTGCGCGCGCAGGGTGTGAGCGTGCTGGACCTGGGGCTTTGCGGTACCGAGGAAATCTATTTTGCCACCGCGCATCTCGGCGTGGACGGCGGCGTGATGATTACCGCGAGCCACAATCCTCCCGAATACAACGGCATGAAGTTCGTGACCGCGGGTGCGCGCCCGGTGAGTTTCGACACCGGGCTCGCGGCGCTGGCGGACTGGGTGGCGGGCAATCCGGAAGCCGGCCGCGGCACCCCAAAGGGTGCTTTTCGCGCGGTGAATACCCGGCCGGAGTATGTGCGCCATCTGCGAAACTACGCAGGCAAAGATGCCATCCGTCCGCTGCGCGTAGTGGTGAATGCCGGCAACGGCATGGCCGGTCCCGCTTTCGATGCTTTGGCGGCCGGGTTGCCGCTCGAGGTCGTGCGCCTCGCGCATGCGGTGGACGGCACGTTTCCGAACGGCGTGCCCAATCCGATGCTGGCGAAGAATCGTGCGGCGACGGCGAGCGCGGTACGTGCCGGGCACGCCGCGCTCGGCATTGCCTGGGACGGGGACTTTGACCGCTGTTTCATTTTCGACGAGACCGGCGCGTTCATCGAAAGCTACTACCTGATTGGGCTGTTCGCCGAGTATTTCCTGCGCCGGTTTCCGGGTGCGAAAATCATTCACGATCCGCGCCTCGTCTGGAACACGCTCGACATCGTTAACCGTGCGGGCGGCGTGGCGGTGGAATCGCGTTGCGGTCACGCGTACATCAAGGCGCGCATGCGCGCGGAAGATGCCGTGTACGGCGGCGAGATGAGCGGGCACCATTATTTCCGGGATTTTTTCTACTGCGACAGCGGCATGCTGCCGTGGCTGTTGTTGTTGGCGCGGCTCGCGACGGAACCTGTGCCGCTGTCCGCGCTGGTGGCAGAGCGTCAGCGGCGCTTCCCGGTAAGTGGCGAGATCAACCGTACCGTGGACGACGCGGACCAGGTGCTCAAGCGCATCGAAGCGCATTTCGGGACGCAGGCTACGGCCATTGGACGCGTGGATGGCCTGAGCGTGGCGTTTGCCGACTGGCGCTTCAATCTGCGCAAGTCCAATACCGAGCCGCTGGTGCGCCTGAATGTCGAGACCCGCGGCGATACGGCACTGCTCAAGGCGCGCACCGCGGAACTTCTGCAACTCATCGGCGGGCGACCCGGCTGA
- a CDS encoding nucleotide sugar dehydrogenase codes for MRKVAVIGLGYVGLPVAVAFGHRAEVIGFDVKPERIAELKAGRDRTGEVADAELRQTRILFTSDTADLRKADFHIVAVPTPVDVANQPDLTPVLKASVSVGKALKRGDIVVYESTVYPGATEEDCVPVLERESGLKCGVDFFVGYSPERINPGDKAHRFTTIRKVVAGQTPKVLEIVAEAYASVVEAGVHKAPSIKVAEAAKVIENTQRDLNIALMNELALIFDRMGIDTQAVLEAAGTKWNFLPFRPGLVGGHCIGVDPYYLTHKAEKIGYIPQVILAGRRINDSMGKFVAQRTIKELVRAGHELRGATVTVLGLTFKENCADLRNSKVANILAELRDFDVQLQVSDPLADPAEAEHEYGVKLVPFERLKPADALVAAVAHEQYRRLDAPALKRLLKSPPLVMDVKAMFPRAALEAAGIRVWRL; via the coding sequence ATGCGCAAAGTAGCGGTCATCGGACTCGGTTACGTAGGCCTGCCGGTGGCGGTCGCCTTCGGACACCGGGCCGAAGTCATCGGCTTCGATGTCAAACCCGAGCGCATCGCGGAACTGAAGGCCGGACGCGACCGCACTGGTGAGGTTGCCGACGCCGAACTGCGGCAAACTCGCATTTTGTTTACCAGCGACACCGCGGATTTAAGGAAAGCCGATTTCCACATCGTGGCGGTGCCCACGCCGGTGGATGTTGCCAACCAGCCGGACCTGACACCCGTACTCAAGGCCTCTGTATCGGTGGGCAAAGCGCTCAAGCGTGGCGACATCGTGGTGTACGAATCCACCGTCTATCCCGGCGCCACCGAGGAGGACTGTGTGCCGGTGCTGGAGCGCGAATCGGGCCTGAAGTGCGGGGTGGATTTTTTCGTGGGCTATAGTCCCGAGCGTATCAACCCCGGCGACAAGGCGCATCGTTTCACCACCATCCGGAAAGTCGTGGCCGGCCAGACGCCGAAGGTGCTGGAGATCGTGGCCGAGGCCTACGCGAGCGTGGTCGAGGCCGGCGTGCACAAGGCGCCCAGCATCAAGGTGGCGGAAGCGGCCAAGGTCATCGAGAATACCCAGCGCGATCTCAACATCGCGCTCATGAACGAACTGGCGCTGATTTTCGACCGCATGGGCATCGACACGCAGGCGGTGCTGGAAGCGGCCGGCACCAAGTGGAACTTCCTGCCGTTCCGCCCCGGACTCGTGGGCGGCCACTGCATCGGCGTGGATCCGTACTATCTCACCCACAAGGCCGAGAAGATCGGCTACATCCCTCAGGTGATTCTGGCCGGCCGGCGCATCAACGACAGCATGGGGAAGTTCGTCGCGCAGCGCACCATCAAGGAACTGGTGCGGGCCGGTCATGAACTGCGCGGCGCCACCGTCACCGTGCTCGGCCTGACCTTCAAGGAAAACTGTGCGGACCTGCGCAACTCCAAGGTGGCGAACATCCTCGCTGAATTGCGCGACTTCGACGTGCAACTCCAGGTCTCGGACCCGCTCGCCGACCCGGCGGAAGCCGAGCACGAGTACGGCGTGAAGCTCGTGCCCTTCGAGCGGCTCAAACCCGCGGATGCGCTGGTCGCGGCCGTCGCCCACGAGCAATACCGCCGGCTCGATGCGCCGGCGCTCAAGCGCCTGCTCAAAAGTCCGCCGCTGGTGATGGACGTGAAGGCGATGTTTCCGCGCGCGGCGCTGGAAGCCGCCGGTATCCGCGTCTGGCGCTTGTGA
- a CDS encoding NAD-dependent epimerase, whose amino-acid sequence MGGILVTGAAGFIGFHLCQRLLADGLQVTGLDNLNDYYDVTLKEARLDRLKKSANFDFVKLDLADRAGMEALFARVQPEIVVNLAAQAGVRYSLKNPHAYVEANLAGFVNVLEGCRHQKVRHLVYASSSSVYGANTRMPFSVHDHTDHPVSLYGATKKANELMAHAYSHLFDLPATGLRFFTVYGPWGRPDMALFLFTQAILAGRPIDVFNQGNMRRDFTYIDDIVEGVVRVMAKPAARDPKWSGERPDPATSRAPHRVYNIGNNRPVELGHLIAVLEKALGRSAVKNLLPMQPGDVPATYADIDDLEAAVGFRPRTSIEEGVRRFVDWYRTYYGA is encoded by the coding sequence ATGGGCGGAATATTAGTAACCGGCGCGGCCGGCTTCATCGGTTTTCATCTCTGCCAGCGCCTGCTGGCCGACGGCCTGCAAGTCACCGGACTCGACAATCTCAACGACTATTACGACGTCACTCTCAAGGAGGCGCGTCTTGATCGGCTTAAGAAATCCGCTAACTTCGATTTCGTAAAGCTGGATCTCGCCGACCGCGCGGGCATGGAAGCGCTGTTCGCGCGCGTCCAGCCGGAAATCGTCGTGAACCTCGCTGCCCAGGCCGGGGTGCGCTACTCGCTCAAGAATCCACACGCTTACGTGGAAGCGAATCTCGCAGGTTTCGTGAACGTGCTGGAGGGTTGCCGTCACCAAAAGGTGCGGCACTTGGTATATGCCTCCTCCAGCTCGGTGTACGGCGCCAACACCCGCATGCCGTTCTCCGTGCACGATCACACCGATCATCCGGTATCACTTTACGGCGCCACCAAGAAGGCCAACGAACTCATGGCGCACGCCTACAGCCACCTGTTTGATTTGCCCGCCACGGGTCTCAGGTTTTTCACCGTGTACGGACCCTGGGGCCGCCCCGATATGGCGCTGTTCCTGTTCACCCAAGCCATTCTCGCGGGCCGGCCCATTGATGTTTTCAACCAGGGCAACATGCGCCGCGACTTCACTTATATAGACGACATCGTTGAAGGTGTGGTGCGCGTAATGGCAAAACCCGCGGCGCGCGATCCCAAATGGTCGGGAGAACGGCCGGATCCGGCCACGAGCCGCGCGCCGCATCGCGTCTACAACATCGGCAATAACCGGCCGGTGGAACTCGGTCATCTCATCGCGGTGCTGGAAAAAGCCCTGGGGCGCAGCGCCGTGAAGAACCTGCTGCCCATGCAACCCGGGGACGTACCCGCAACCTACGCCGACATTGACGATCTGGAGGCCGCAGTGGGCTTTAGGCCGCGGACCTCCATCGAGGAGGGCGTGCGGCGCTTCGTGGACTGGTACCGGACTTACTACGGCGCGTAA
- a CDS encoding SEL1-like repeat protein, with amino-acid sequence MSARPMLTDPKPTSAGDDPKVAGARMPAWRSDPGPAHVPFTDFARPMDDEEFTAVQHLAIDGDLDAMVDYAFELRRRGDHAQALEWLTRAGDAGHDRAISELASAQLNQAASPENSVQSLHWVKRAAESGNRDCMLLLARAYRDGEQGLVRDFKQMLRWALHAAAANSPAAMRLVSDAYALGQGVGENPARALIWLRRAAAAGDAAAIQRLASRYLTGEGTERDPDSFFQWTHKGAEAGDPTLMFNLAEAYRDGIGTEVDNAAFFRWMNKAADRNCPPALFELALAYRDGIGVKADAAEYHRLLMRAADAGDAQAMNNLALRYLHGVGVALDAKRHVELLTRAAQAGEPSAMFNLAHAYRDGLGVARSQEQYLVWLRQASQLRHSHAQVELAVHYFRLALKDRHALDFEQATRGARFEQLATAAAEAGDPRGMYLLAMAHRRGLGVLGDLKLAREWTERAAHAGLAVAMTDLADLYRNPPSGAPDALNYFTWVKRAADAGDVIAKRRLALAYHDGEGTERDLDACRRWLEAASGEGDQAAFVLLGLLDLERDGEIEPAQLHTALEPFMGLQAEVSKIKSTHLVREAPEGVAHFTSAAMLRSLLTAGVENSTGNSLRLYNAAYLKDMQDGRLLFDVHDSPAAALLRGFFPEQRSHDWPLTTPWDGREYSVYLGSFNLRADYLDLWRAHGGSGEGVCIVTPLAAFAQDRERLPFTVAPAAAAEPATAPGGVPRAIVPVLYRMEYDPAAVVHVLQDMQPHLAAIQAFKERLTSGGGIVDALVRILVSEILYFFKPEAYQGEREARLIVAFDIASDCVQRDESTDPGRLYVETEPFLLSTPGSRILIGPAVKERAMTYLDLRYRLAKSRWSGSTRVSYSSIEIR; translated from the coding sequence GTGAGCGCAAGACCAATGTTGACCGACCCGAAACCGACTTCCGCGGGCGATGACCCGAAGGTTGCCGGCGCGCGCATGCCTGCGTGGCGCTCCGACCCGGGACCGGCGCATGTGCCGTTCACGGATTTCGCGCGCCCCATGGACGACGAGGAATTCACTGCGGTGCAGCACCTGGCGATCGATGGCGATCTGGATGCCATGGTGGACTACGCATTCGAATTGCGCCGGCGCGGTGATCATGCCCAGGCGCTCGAGTGGTTGACGCGCGCGGGCGACGCGGGACATGACCGTGCCATATCCGAACTTGCCAGCGCGCAACTCAACCAGGCCGCGAGTCCCGAAAATTCCGTGCAATCCCTGCACTGGGTCAAACGCGCGGCTGAAAGCGGGAACCGCGATTGCATGTTGCTCTTGGCGCGCGCTTACCGCGATGGCGAGCAGGGACTGGTGCGCGATTTCAAGCAAATGCTGCGCTGGGCACTGCACGCGGCGGCGGCAAATTCTCCCGCGGCCATGCGTCTGGTGAGCGATGCCTACGCACTTGGGCAGGGAGTAGGTGAGAATCCGGCACGCGCACTCATCTGGCTGCGGCGCGCGGCGGCTGCCGGCGATGCCGCGGCCATTCAGCGTCTCGCCAGCCGTTATCTCACCGGTGAGGGAACGGAGCGCGATCCGGACAGCTTTTTCCAATGGACGCACAAGGGTGCCGAGGCGGGCGATCCGACGCTGATGTTCAACCTGGCCGAGGCCTACCGCGACGGCATCGGCACCGAGGTAGACAACGCGGCCTTCTTTCGCTGGATGAACAAAGCGGCGGACCGCAATTGTCCGCCCGCGTTGTTCGAGCTGGCGCTCGCCTACCGCGACGGCATCGGCGTCAAGGCGGATGCCGCCGAATACCACCGATTGCTGATGCGCGCCGCCGACGCTGGCGATGCGCAGGCCATGAACAACCTCGCGCTGCGCTACCTGCACGGCGTGGGTGTGGCGCTCGATGCCAAACGTCACGTTGAACTGCTGACGCGTGCGGCCCAGGCCGGCGAACCGAGTGCGATGTTCAACCTCGCGCATGCCTATCGTGACGGTCTGGGCGTAGCGCGCAGCCAGGAGCAGTACCTGGTATGGCTGCGGCAAGCGTCCCAACTGCGTCATTCCCACGCACAAGTCGAGCTGGCCGTGCACTACTTCCGGCTGGCATTGAAGGACCGGCACGCGCTGGATTTTGAGCAGGCCACACGCGGTGCGCGCTTTGAGCAGCTCGCGACGGCAGCGGCTGAAGCCGGGGACCCGCGGGGCATGTACCTGCTTGCCATGGCGCACCGGCGCGGTCTCGGGGTGTTGGGCGATTTGAAGCTCGCGCGCGAGTGGACGGAACGCGCGGCCCACGCCGGTCTCGCGGTCGCGATGACGGATCTTGCCGACCTGTACCGCAACCCTCCCAGTGGCGCTCCCGATGCACTGAATTACTTTACTTGGGTCAAGCGTGCGGCGGATGCAGGCGATGTCATCGCCAAGCGCCGGCTGGCGCTCGCCTATCACGATGGCGAGGGCACGGAGCGTGATCTGGATGCCTGTCGCCGCTGGCTGGAAGCGGCGTCCGGCGAGGGCGATCAAGCCGCCTTTGTGCTCCTCGGACTGCTCGATCTCGAGCGCGACGGTGAAATCGAACCGGCGCAGTTGCACACGGCGCTCGAACCGTTCATGGGCCTGCAGGCGGAAGTCAGCAAGATCAAGAGCACGCATCTGGTACGCGAAGCACCGGAAGGGGTCGCGCACTTCACCAGCGCCGCGATGCTGCGTTCGCTCCTGACGGCGGGCGTCGAGAACAGCACCGGCAACAGCTTGCGTCTCTACAACGCGGCATATCTCAAGGACATGCAGGACGGGCGACTGTTGTTTGATGTGCATGACTCGCCTGCGGCCGCCTTGCTGCGCGGCTTTTTCCCCGAGCAGCGCTCGCACGACTGGCCGCTGACCACGCCTTGGGACGGGCGCGAATATTCGGTGTATCTCGGCTCCTTCAATCTGCGCGCCGATTACCTTGACCTGTGGCGCGCGCACGGTGGCAGCGGTGAGGGCGTGTGCATTGTGACGCCGCTCGCGGCGTTCGCCCAGGATCGGGAACGCTTGCCGTTCACGGTCGCCCCGGCTGCGGCGGCGGAACCGGCGACCGCGCCGGGCGGAGTGCCGCGTGCCATTGTGCCCGTGCTGTACCGCATGGAGTACGACCCGGCGGCGGTGGTGCACGTCCTGCAGGACATGCAGCCGCATCTGGCGGCCATTCAGGCCTTCAAGGAACGGCTCACCAGCGGTGGCGGCATCGTGGATGCGCTGGTCAGGATTCTGGTGAGCGAAATCCTGTACTTTTTCAAACCCGAGGCCTATCAGGGCGAGCGCGAGGCGCGTCTGATCGTGGCCTTCGACATTGCCTCTGATTGCGTCCAGCGTGACGAGTCCACCGATCCGGGGCGGCTGTATGTGGAAACCGAACCGTTTTTGTTGAGTACTCCGGGTTCGCGCATCCTCATCGGGCCGGCCGTCAAGGAGCGCGCCATGACCTACCTGGACCTGCGCTACCGCTTGGCGAAGAGCAGATGGTCCGGTTCCACGCGGGTTAGCTATTCCTCCATCGAAATCCGCTGA
- the uvrA gene encoding excinuclease ABC subunit UvrA yields MNDLFDKAAKGSEQRRVSAAAVAERHAQDRRIIAIRGAREHNLKNVDLDIPRDRLVVLTGLSGSGKSSLAFDTIYAEGQRRYVESLSAYARQFLSMMEKPDVDHIEGLSPAISIEQKSTSHNPRSTVGTVTEIHDYLRLLFARAGIPRCPEHGMDLTAQTVSQMVDQVLALPADTRLMLLAPVVEQRKGEHLELIAELRAQGFVRARIDGEVVELEQAPKLDLRSQHSIEVVVDRFKLRPDVGLRLAESFETALRLADGRALIAFMDEPRRRPLVFSARFSCPVCGYSLAELEPRLFSFNNPVGACPACDGLGVKQFFDAARIVVNPHLSLAGGAVRGWDRRNAWYFQLLQSLARHYRFDIETPFDELLEKIRKVVLYGSGDEVISFRYVNERGGTYARKHVFEGVIPNMERRYHETESEMVREELAKYLSSRPCPECDGTRLRKEARFVFVGGENLPAVSRRSVGAALAFFEKLALPGWRGEIAGKIVKEIRERLSFLVNVGLDYLSLDRSADTLSGGEAQRIRLASQIGSGLVGVMYILDEPSIGLHQRDNARLLDTLVHLRDLGNTVIMVEHDEEAIRHADHVLDMGPGAGAHGGRVVAQGTPAEIIANPASLTGQYLAGRRRIEIPSLRLPFDPKHTLRIRKAQGNNLKNIEVEIPLGIMTCVTGVSGSGKSTLVNDTLYRYAARKLNDASEEPAACDGIEGLEQIDKVIDIDQSPIGRTPRSNPATYTGLFTPIRELFAEVPEARARGYTPGRFSFNVKGGRCEACQGDGVIKVEMHFLPDVYVACDVCKGKRYNRETLDIRFKGKNISEVLDLTVEDAHALFANVPVVAHKLETLTAVGLTYIKLGQNATTLSGGEAQRVKLSRELSKRDTGRTLYILDEPTTGLHFHDIDQLLRVLKQLRDGGSTVVVIEHNLDVIKTADWVIDLGPEGGDGGGRVVATGTPEDIAAQRDSYTGRFLKRVLERGEPRTAAREKRQAVNR; encoded by the coding sequence ATGAACGACCTGTTCGACAAAGCGGCGAAGGGTTCGGAGCAGCGTCGCGTCAGCGCCGCCGCTGTTGCCGAGCGTCACGCACAGGACCGCCGCATCATCGCCATCCGCGGCGCGCGCGAGCACAATCTCAAGAACGTCGATCTCGACATTCCGCGCGACCGGCTCGTCGTCCTCACCGGCCTGTCCGGCTCGGGCAAATCATCGCTCGCCTTCGACACCATCTATGCCGAAGGCCAGCGCCGCTACGTGGAATCGCTCTCGGCTTACGCGCGCCAGTTCCTCTCGATGATGGAAAAGCCGGACGTGGACCACATCGAGGGCCTGTCACCGGCGATTTCCATCGAGCAGAAATCCACATCGCACAATCCGCGTTCCACCGTGGGCACGGTCACGGAAATCCACGATTACTTGCGCCTGCTGTTCGCGCGCGCCGGCATCCCGCGCTGCCCGGAACACGGCATGGACCTGACCGCCCAGACCGTGAGCCAGATGGTGGATCAGGTGCTGGCCCTGCCCGCGGACACCCGGCTCATGCTGCTCGCGCCCGTGGTCGAGCAGCGCAAGGGCGAGCACCTCGAACTCATCGCGGAACTCCGCGCCCAGGGCTTCGTGCGTGCGCGTATTGACGGCGAGGTGGTGGAACTCGAGCAGGCGCCGAAGCTGGACTTGCGCAGCCAACACAGCATCGAAGTGGTGGTGGACCGCTTCAAGCTGCGGCCGGACGTGGGCCTGCGCCTGGCGGAGTCCTTCGAGACCGCGCTGCGCCTGGCCGACGGCCGCGCGCTCATCGCATTCATGGACGAACCCCGGCGCCGGCCGCTGGTATTTTCCGCCAGGTTTTCCTGTCCGGTCTGCGGCTACAGCCTCGCGGAACTGGAACCGCGGCTGTTCTCCTTCAACAATCCGGTGGGCGCCTGTCCGGCCTGCGACGGTCTGGGCGTGAAGCAGTTCTTCGATGCGGCACGCATCGTCGTCAACCCGCACCTGTCGCTCGCGGGCGGCGCGGTGCGCGGCTGGGACCGGCGCAACGCCTGGTATTTCCAGTTGCTGCAAAGCCTGGCCAGACATTACCGCTTCGATATTGAAACGCCGTTTGACGAGCTCTTGGAAAAGATCCGCAAAGTGGTGCTGTACGGCAGTGGCGACGAGGTCATTTCCTTCCGCTACGTGAACGAGCGCGGCGGCACGTATGCGCGCAAGCACGTCTTTGAGGGCGTGATTCCCAACATGGAGCGCCGCTATCACGAGACCGAGTCGGAGATGGTGCGCGAGGAACTGGCGAAATACCTTTCCAGCCGTCCGTGTCCGGAGTGCGACGGCACGCGCTTGAGAAAAGAAGCGCGCTTCGTGTTCGTGGGCGGCGAGAACCTGCCTGCGGTTTCCCGGCGCTCGGTGGGCGCCGCACTGGCGTTTTTCGAGAAGCTCGCACTCCCCGGCTGGCGCGGCGAGATCGCCGGCAAGATCGTCAAGGAAATCCGCGAACGGCTCTCGTTCCTGGTGAACGTGGGCCTGGATTACCTGTCGCTCGATCGCAGCGCCGACACGCTCTCGGGCGGCGAGGCCCAGCGCATCCGCCTCGCGAGTCAGATAGGCTCGGGGCTGGTGGGCGTGATGTACATTCTCGACGAGCCGTCCATCGGACTGCACCAGCGCGACAACGCGCGCCTGCTGGACACGCTCGTACACCTGCGCGACCTCGGCAACACCGTGATCATGGTGGAACACGACGAGGAAGCCATCCGCCACGCGGACCACGTGCTCGACATGGGTCCGGGCGCGGGGGCGCACGGCGGCCGGGTGGTGGCTCAGGGCACGCCGGCCGAAATCATCGCCAATCCGGCCTCGCTCACCGGCCAGTACCTGGCCGGGCGCCGGCGCATCGAGATCCCGTCGCTGCGCCTGCCCTTCGACCCGAAGCACACCCTGCGCATCCGCAAGGCGCAAGGCAACAACCTGAAAAACATTGAGGTGGAAATTCCGCTCGGAATCATGACCTGCGTCACCGGCGTGTCCGGCTCCGGCAAATCCACGCTGGTGAATGACACGCTGTACCGTTACGCGGCGCGCAAGCTCAATGACGCCTCGGAGGAGCCCGCTGCCTGCGACGGCATCGAGGGTCTTGAACAGATTGACAAGGTGATTGACATTGACCAGTCTCCCATCGGGCGCACGCCGCGCTCGAATCCGGCCACCTACACCGGGCTGTTCACGCCAATTCGCGAGCTGTTTGCCGAAGTGCCGGAAGCTCGGGCGCGCGGCTACACGCCGGGACGTTTCAGCTTCAACGTCAAGGGCGGACGCTGCGAGGCCTGCCAGGGCGACGGCGTCATCAAGGTCGAGATGCATTTCCTGCCGGACGTGTACGTGGCCTGCGACGTGTGCAAGGGCAAGCGCTACAACCGCGAAACCCTCGATATACGCTTCAAGGGCAAAAACATTAGCGAGGTGCTGGACCTGACGGTGGAGGACGCGCATGCGCTGTTCGCCAACGTGCCCGTGGTCGCTCACAAGCTCGAGACCCTGACCGCCGTGGGGCTCACGTACATCAAACTTGGCCAGAATGCCACCACGCTCTCGGGCGGCGAGGCCCAGCGCGTCAAGCTTTCGCGTGAACTCTCCAAGCGCGACACCGGCCGCACTCTATATATACTGGATGAACCCACCACCGGCCTGCATTTCCACGACATTGACCAGCTGCTGCGGGTGCTGAAGCAGTTACGCGACGGCGGCAGCACCGTGGTGGTGATCGAGCACAATCTGGATGTCATCAAGACCGCCGACTGGGTGATTGACCTCGGCCCCGAAGGCGGCGACGGCGGCGGCCGGGTGGTCGCGACCGGCACGCCCGAGGACATCGCGGCGCAACGCGATTCCTACACCGGCCGGTTTCTGAAGCGCGTACTCGAACGCGGAGAACCGCGCACGGCGGCGCGGGAAAAACGCCAGGCGGTCAATCGCTGA
- the galE gene encoding UDP-glucose 4-epimerase GalE → MQILVTGGTGYIGSHACVELLRAGHEVVIADNLSNSSIAVLERIGRIAGKPPVFHKLDLRDVEGVRALLQRHPVAAVMHFAGVKAVAESVADPLKYYDNNVNGSLALFAAMRAFGIKRMVFSSSATVYGAQADSPISEQAATAPANPYGRSKLMIEEMLRDLCIADPEFRAVALRYFNPVGAHASGLIGEAPQGTPNNLMPYICRVAAGKLPELQVFGKDYPTPDGTAIRDYVHVMDLARGHLQALYFLERAPGFSAINLGTGRGTSVLEMLQTFERVNQITIPHRMAARRPGDTAVTYADPRLAAELFGWHAALGLDDMCRDAWRWQRQNPDAYA, encoded by the coding sequence ATGCAGATCCTGGTCACCGGCGGTACCGGCTACATCGGTTCGCACGCCTGCGTGGAACTCCTGCGCGCCGGGCATGAGGTGGTGATCGCCGACAATCTCTCCAACAGTTCAATCGCGGTGCTGGAGCGCATCGGGCGCATTGCCGGCAAGCCGCCGGTGTTTCACAAGCTCGACTTGCGCGATGTGGAAGGTGTGCGTGCATTGTTGCAGCGGCATCCGGTGGCTGCCGTGATGCACTTCGCGGGCGTCAAGGCGGTCGCCGAATCGGTGGCCGATCCGCTCAAGTACTACGACAACAACGTGAATGGCAGCCTTGCGCTGTTCGCGGCGATGCGCGCATTCGGGATCAAACGCATGGTGTTCAGCTCCTCGGCCACGGTGTACGGCGCGCAGGCGGATTCGCCCATTAGCGAGCAGGCCGCCACGGCACCGGCCAATCCTTACGGCCGCAGCAAACTGATGATCGAGGAGATGCTGCGCGATCTGTGCATCGCCGACCCGGAGTTCCGCGCCGTGGCGCTGCGTTATTTCAATCCGGTGGGCGCGCATGCGAGTGGTCTCATCGGCGAGGCGCCCCAGGGCACGCCCAACAATCTGATGCCCTACATCTGCCGGGTAGCCGCGGGGAAATTGCCCGAGCTTCAGGTCTTCGGCAAGGATTACCCCACGCCGGATGGCACCGCCATTCGTGATTACGTCCACGTCATGGACCTGGCACGCGGACACCTGCAGGCGCTGTATTTCCTCGAACGCGCGCCGGGATTTTCCGCCATCAATCTCGGCACCGGTCGCGGCACCAGCGTCCTCGAGATGCTGCAAACCTTTGAACGCGTGAACCAGATCACGATTCCGCACCGCATGGCTGCGCGTCGGCCCGGCGACACTGCCGTGACCTATGCGGATCCCCGCTTGGCGGCCGAGCTGTTCGGTTGGCATGCGGCACTCGGTTTAGACGACATGTGCCGCGACGCCTGGCGTTGGCAACGGCAGAATCCCGACGCTTATGCATGA